The genomic stretch gatacttggacattgacaatttcgtctctttcgtcctttgagacgagcttttgtgcttccccccggtccgagacatacatcagtgtcagggcccggatggacatcacagcatcggcctcgctcaaagtgacccggcctatgagaacgttgtaggcagacgaaccatcaatgactaCGAACTCGGATAAGACATTTTTAGCCGCGTCgacttggccgaacatcaccggcaattTGATTGATCCTGAGGGTACCAAGCCGGCCCTAGAGAAGCTGTacagcgggttggtgcaggggctcaagtcttcaatcttcagaccgagattgagaaagcactccctgaacatgatgttcgtgtaggcgcctgtatcaattaggcacctcttgaccaagtggttggctatgtctaggtggactaccagcgggtcgctgtgcggggcaacgacttcttcgtagtccttcctgccgatggttatatcggggacggtggaagcggggatcgctgtggtgggcacaaagttgatggcttggtaaagctcattcaggtgccgtttgtgcccattagctgacccaccgttctcgtttcctccgatgacaacctggatcactcccattctCTGGAATAGTGATTTCCTATTCGCCTTGTCGGAGCTTGTTTCTGTGCCCCCAGccacatacttgctgagggccccctttcggatcagctcctcgatggcgttcttcagatgccgacagttgtcggtcttatggccgggttgGCCGTGGTAGTCGCAAAACTGGCTAAGGTCACcctcccccctcgccttgggggccttgcccatttctgcccttcatttctgctcagggcgaagacctcggccggtgatttgaccagggggtgagATTACTGTACCGCTTcagggtgtatggtcccgaactccccccggcgcccgccgagtgttGTTTCTTATtgaatctctcaggccgtgacctattaacgtcacggcgtccttcgtctGTGTTGTCCCGGCGGTTCCTCCTTTCTGGGTGCCCagcctcgctgtggcctacccaggtcttgtggtagtcctccacctttatggctctgtcggccatctttctggcggagtccaaattgaggtcctcgcacttgatgagctcgtttttgaaATCGCCTTTCggtaggcctttcatcagtgcgaaggccgccagttcagtgttcagctttcggatttgctgaaccttagcgtcaaatctcttgacgtagctccagagggactcgtcctccccctgtcggatagtcaggagatcaGAGGTCTCCACGAcccttcgcttgttgcaagcgtactgggctatgaagttgtctctcaggtcggcataacagaATACTGAGCcgttgggtagccccttgtaccaactctgtgaCATGCCATggagagtcgttgggaagactcggtaccacacctcatcgggttgctcccacaccgacatgtacgactcgaaagcctcggcatggtcggttgggtcgctatcccctttgtatgatatggccggcagctttagcttagtcggcacagggacttcgaggacataggcactgaggggctgtctgaccacgtgtcgaatgacacgcggcgatcggctcctcgcaccaTGAGTCCGGCTTAcctccctctggcgggaagggcttcttgcccgactctggtgagtcggacttctttcttcatttcttcgggggtggcctcgctgttgccgcggcgacgctgtcctcccgcgagtgggggaaggacttggGTCTGCCACTGGCAGCGTGGGCTCCGCCGGCGTTTTTGTACGCCCAACTCCTTGCATTtctccggacaagttgttcggaatCACATTATGGGCCCTGGTCGCCTGTGGAGGCGCTGTCGCCCCTGTCGCCGTGACAGGAGTaaccggcgtaccacccatcaggtccaggaatagcttcaatttggctgcatcgaccacgtgtcccatgacagtgacctggccggtgggcagcggtgtttctagctcttttggcatcccgtacttcactggctcaatcactcggccggtgggggactgcccgatctcagaattggGGAACGTTtcatcctggtagaattcagtttctacactcacaatttcttgttgttttgacatcttcttagctctttgaatggttttttttttaaaggtaggtgactagcttttagtaagtgtatccccacagacggcgccaattgttccgggtgtaaattCGGAGCAGTGTTATGACCACGTGAGCTgctagaatgatgtctttgattgtctcttcctttcgatctttcctgtttaagatgaacaaaccgagggctcggcttggggccgaacgtactcactccgacgctcaagtcagtaagtTTAGAGAGATAAACtgtatgttacttggcaaagtatattgtagagagataagggagtttataccagattattgtGGTTTCTAGTTGATATTTTCgatgaattgtggatcgttttctcaatgaggattgaggagtatttatatactttcaccttttgtcacgtagtggccaagtggcagagcaggtggaaagactatcttaccctcggccgagggacccaccgcaggccggcaggcctggttgactccatgccgaggggactggatatGAGTACGTGGATATGCTTCGCGGCTGGCTAGTTTgtctagccgagacccaagtgacaggccgacaggctgcgtcggttaggttgtcaatatgttgacttgttgtcttttagctttgaccttgctcaagatgttgactcggtcagcgggtgcagaatatgtccCATCACTATGGCAAAAGCTAACCCGGTGAAGATATTACACGCTTATTTTGCAAACAAGTATTCTCAAAATTAGTTAACAAAAATACAGTAACTAACAAAAGAAGACGACGAAAAAAAGGCAAGGATCTGTGTAGTAGAAGAAAATTTTCATCCACTTCAAGGGAAGAACGTAGTACTTGCGTTTTTTCCCTTTGACCTCAGAGCGAAAGAGTAGCGCTTATTCGAGGTCCTGCAGAGCTTCTCCTGTTGGTAATTATTATCATAGTCCTTCCTTGTAACAAGATGGTTCACATTCACTCCTATAGCCACGGTTAATAGAGGCCGCCGATAACTTGAACAAAAATGGCCGAACGAAACTGAGGGCTTCAACCACCAGATAGAAAGCCGCACTACGATAGTAATTACACAAACTTCAGTAGTGTAATAGTTATCAATATTCCACCTGAAGTAATATCAACCCctcaaaagaaagaaaaagtaaAAACAAGAAATGTTAGTAACAAAAAAATGATAGAAAGACTTACTTAAGGCGCTTTAAGGTCTCCTCCATGCTCTGGCTATTTTAACAACCCATATAACATAAATCTTGTCTCTTGTATTTTCATAGAATCGGAAATAGGCATGCCTCCAAGATCTTTTCAGAATTAAAGTGCCACAAACTCCCCAAAATCCTACGATGAATCCAAGTACAACACTTATGTACAGTCCTAACATAAAGTCGTCTTTCGTGTCTTGCTTGCCATCTCCAATTCGTGTGATGGCAGGTGCTTCATCTCCAGCACATTTAGAAAGCGGTGCTCCGCAAAGTCCGGGGTTTCCAATGTATGATAATGCATCAAAACTTTGTAATTGTGTGCCAACAGGGATCTTCCCTGTTAAGTTATTGTAGGAAACATCTAATATTGATAGAGAACTAATTTGAGTTAAACTTGGAGGAATTTCACCAGAGAGACGGTTATGTGATAAATCAAGAAATTCCAAAGATGTCAGCTGACCTATTCTCGACACAATACCACCAGTAAGATTGTTTCTTGATAGATTTAAGAATTTCAATCCAATAAGACTTGATATACCGTCTGGAATATGACCTTCTAGCTTATTGTTGGATAGATCAATGCCTTTAAGTAATGTTAATGGGTTGTTATCAACAAATACACTTAATATTCCTAATGGTGATGAGTAACTACGACCAAATGTTTGTTCATTTCTTTTCCACATTACTCGTGCATCATCGTTAGGATTTTGGCCTAGATAATACCCCAGTAGTGGAGAAGAGTCATCCTCTGTGTTAGCCATGCTTGCCAGTTTGTACAAACATCTTGGAATGGTTCCAGAGATGTAGTTGTTCGAAAGGTCCAAGATTTGGAGGAAAGAAAGATAACAAAAGCTTGTAGGTAGAACCCCAACAAAGCGATTACTTTGTAGGGTAACAACTACAAGATTTCTTAAACTGTGCCCAAAGTCAGGGGGTATGTGACCAATCAATGAGTTATTTGCAAGGTCTAGAATTACCAAGGACGTACAGTTCACCATGGATGCCGGTAAACTACCAGATAAATTATTGTTGCTAAAGTGTAAACCACCAAGTTGGTTTAACGCACCCATAGAGTTCGGTAAACCTCCCCAAAGATTATTATTCTCTAAATGCAAGTGAATTAATTGATCGAAATAACTCCAACAATCCGGCAACTTTTCCGAAATTAAGTTACTTGATAGGTCAAGATCGGAGAGAGGGGTTTGTATATGTGGGCATAAGAAAGGAATAAGGCCTTTTGAAAACTTATTGTTGTTTAGATATAGAGTGGATACATTGTTCCTTAGAAACGAGGGTATTACACCTTCCAAGAGATTGTAGCCAAGTTTAATTTGAGGGAGGTTATCAAAGATGATTGATACATCTGGAATTGTACCATAAATCATATTGAGAGACATGTCTAGATATCTAATTCCCGGCCACAAGCTTGAGTTCCAAAAGGAAATAGGAATAGTGTCTGAAATACCAGCATTTGATATATCAATCTCGGACAAGTATTTTTGAGTTATAATCCACCTTGGAAAATAAGGGCCTACCTTACATGACTTCAAAATTAGCGTATCTAGCTGAAATGGAGGAATCCAATTAGCACTAATGTTGACCACAATTTCCGTGTTAGGAAACAAGTTCAGATCACGTAGTTTATAAAGGTTTGATAAGTGGGTGGTTGTGAGAGTTCCATTTAAATAATTGTAAGAAAGATCCAAACCCTCAAGCATAGTAAGTTTTCCCAAGGATTGAGAAATAGTACCATTCAGTTGATTTTCATAGAGCTCTAATACCCTTAAGAAGGAAAAGGCGCCAATGTTGTCCGGAATCGAGCCCCAAACATGGTTTTCACTTAACTGTAGAGACGTTAATGCCTTGTGTGGACATTTAGAAAAGGATTGGATGATGTCATTGAACTTGTAGTTGAGATTGGTACTCATCAAGTTTAAGCTTTCCAAGCTACATAAATTATCAAGACGTTTCATTGAACGTCGAGACGATTGCAAATTATTTCCGAACATCTGATGATTTTTGGAGACATCAAGATATGTAAGGCTGGTCTCAAGTCTACTTAAGTTAAACAACCACTCAAATATGTATGTGTTATTCAGGTTATTATATGAAAGACCGAGGACACTCAGGGTTGTGGATGAATTAATATATGAAAGAGAAGGTGGCGAGTTTAGAGAGAGGAAACAAATATCCAAATGAAGCTTTTGTAAGAAAGGTAGATTGTTAACAATAGAGAGCCATGTGTTTGCAGTCGTACTTAAATCTATATAACTCAAATCCACTTCCCTTATCAACCTCAAACGCGAAAGCCACCACAAGCTTTCCTCCCTGAGGATATTGTTACCGCTAAGATCGAGGGATGTTAATCTAGAAAGATTTCCGATTTCTTGAGGAATTACCCCCCGAAACCAGCATGGGAGAGATCAAGGTGTTCTAAGCTAGCTAGTGAACCTATAAATTTGGGTAATGCTTCTGAGAAATTATTATAACTAAGGTCCAAATATATCAAATGCTTCAAGTTAAGTAAAGAAACACTGAGTGTACCTTCTAGACAAGGCCCGTAATTGTAATAATCATCGACAGAGCCAGGAAGATTGAGACCGATGATGTGGCCAGATTGGTTGTTGCAATGTATACCTTGCCATTGACAAAGTCCAGTGTGTCCCCAATCATCGAGAATCTCACAACTCCGACACGAATGCCTTGCTTAAAATGAAGTAGTGCAACTCTGTCACTCTCTACACAAAGGATGTTGTTATTAAAGTTGGATGATCCAACTTGGCAACTACAGTAGGTTAGCCACGCACTAAAGAGTAGTAGGAGAAGGTGAAGGTGATTATATAATTTAGGGGGGAAATGGGTTGTCATTTTTTATGTAAAATTGTTGTGTTTGAAAATAATTATCGAGTGAGTGATATTTGTTTGGTTGAGTAAAACGTTAGTGTATGCATGTATTTATATGTGAATAGAATCTTCTCTACGTTCGAACTTGTTAAGCAATTGTTTTAAGTCTTGATTGATACTTGTATAGTAATGGCGGAGCAATGGTTTAAAAAGTCTTGATCTTCTGGATGGGCTAAACTTTTCTACGTAGATCAGGACACATATTCACTTATTGGGCAAGAGGACCCTGTCTCTGGTTTGTTCTGAACTTGACAATTCAATATACGACCCATAATACAATGCCAAAAAATAGTATTTTCATTTTAGTTCAATTCGGATCAATTTAATTCCATTCTATTCAATTCAACTTAGTTGAATCTCTTTtttacaaattaactcttacttgaTTCGGTTTAGCTTCATTAAGTTCGGTTTAGTTCAGAACTTTATTAAGTTTAATTCAAATTTCTTTTAACCGAAAAGAACATGGCAAATCAAATCAAGAAGGTGAGATGTATTTATGGCAGAATCCTCCCTCGAGAATGGGATGCCGGTGTTAAATAATGTAAATTTAATAACGGATTATAAAGTCTTGGTCTTCTACAGAGTGTAACTTGAGTTAGACTTTTCAACAATGATTCATACACATTTTCGCTTAAACTCGTAGTCAATGCAGCAATGCTTAATTAAGCTAGTCTTGGTTATTAGAATCGTAGAGAGGGGAAAGCATAAATAAGTCGCTCGTATAATTGATAATAATTTGTGTCTCGAATGATTACATTGTCTCGATATTTATAATACTCCCGAGATCTAAATCGTATCAACTATTATAGGCTAACATATAATAAGTTTATTCCTAATATTATATTATTCCGATTACGGTATATTGTAATATACCGTAATATCTTCTAACATCCCCTCAAACCCATGGTAATTTGTCTAAATTTCCATGGGTTTGCAAGGTAGACAAAGAGAAACGGCTCTCTTTTCGAATCGGTTTCGTCGGGCTGGAACGTCGTCGCTTTTCGAACCCACCAAATCGTTGAAATTTCGTTGTCAAGAACGTCGCATTTTTTCGAACATATCGGTACGTAATTCGCCAGTGGATGCGTATAGGACTCGCCAGGCCGAGTTTCGTGTAAATCGCCAATAATAAAGAAGAGACCACACTTTGTTCACCTCCTTTGAACAGGACGAAGATCATGAAAAGGTGACAATGCACCAATATAGATAGATCAGAAACGTATCATAGTATTTTTTTTAAAGCTAAATATATGTAAGATTATTGAACGAAAATCCCGCCGGAGGACATCTCAATTCTCAAGTCTCAACCATTACAAAACAAAAGCCCTATTCAAATTCAAATTAAaccttttaaattaaaattactaTATACGAAAGTACGTCACTTTGACATTGGGTGATGCCGAACAAAACTCCGATACACAATCGACGACAACCCGTTCTTGTTCGGTTGAATCCAGCTTTGTACTAGAATAACCAATATTCAAGTTGATAAGGACCGGTAAGCACGGACGAATAGACCTCAACAATTGCAGACCGTGATAAGATTCGCCAAGCAATACAAACGACAGCCTCCCAAGTCGGTCCAGTGTAACGTCTTTGAAAATGAACTTGTCGAAATTGTCATGATGAAGCTCATCAGATTCAGTAGAATAATCTGATATCGACAGCTCTTCGAGGTTTTTAGCTCTTTTAAGCAATAAAATGAGCTCCGGCATGAAGGATGATAATCGAGTTAGACGAAGTCCATGTAAAGTAAGCTTCTTCAATGCCCAAGGCTTACACTCTGAAAATTCAATTGGCTTCAAGCATGGAGCTAATACCTGTCAATATACAATAAACAACCACATAATTAAGGACGACATTCTTTGTAAAATGTATTCCGTATATATGAATGTTAATTCAAATTAGCGATAATAAATAAGTCATATATACCCCAATCGTAGAAGTCATTTCCAAGATTTCAAGGCTAGTAAGGTTAGGTAGAACATGGCGAAATCCATCCGAATTATTGTTCAATTGATGATGCTTGAGGTTAAGGGTAACAGAAGACAAGCTCGTCGTTTCTGAAAAAGAACAGTGTCTCAAGCGACAGTTGTCCATAACAAATTCTTTAAGGCGTGGTGCATCAATTGTAACTGTATCACCATCAGGCCAAACACAACACCAAAAGCTTAAACGCTCGAGATTAGGTGCAATACGCGAGAGGGGTTGAAACAAGTTATGAGGGACTGATAGTGCATAAAGATGTAGCCGGGTAAGCTTGAGAAAAGTCATCGTAGGATGATATTTGAGCGAACAACAATAGATTTCCAAATAAGTTAACTCCGGGAATTGAGTGATAGTCACCGCATACGGCTCATTGACCTGAATATTAACCCTTAATTTGGTGATTGTCGTAGGTACGATACTCATCACTTGATCAAAAAGATCAACAAGTGATAAAGTATTCCTCGAAATCTGTGTGTgcacaacatacaaaacaaactgGTCTAACAGTCCAGTATGAGTGGACAGTATGCGTTTAATTGTCTTCAGAAACTCGACGACAGTCCCATTATTAAACGGTTGTTTCTTTAGCCAGTAATAATAGGCAATATGATCAAATATAAGGTCGGGATGGTTGCGGAAAATATGCCGCCATTGGGTAGATAGGACACTTGTTCTTGCTATTTCTTCAACTGGGAAGTCCTTTAAAATAAGGTGCTTCAAATCAGGGTGTAATTCACTGATTCTATCTTCTCCGGTTGTTCTTTCCAGTTTTATAGATTTTCGACTCGACATTATCGTACTGCACACGAGAAATATAAATCGTCAAGCTAGTGACAAACTGTTGGGTTTTGAATACCCTATGAGCTCGGATCAATCAATTGCAagtattaatcaaattaacataGTAAATAAGATGAGTCACATACCTATTAACGCAGCGAAATAACCAGGCGATTAATAAGCACTCCAATTGTGATGCCTCTACCACTGTCAAATCCTGTATGTATAAATCCAATAACCTAGACGAATAATAAGCACTCCAATTGGGATGCCTCTACCACTTTATATACTAGTACCGAAGGGAAGAAAACTAACTTGgagaaaacttttttttttttttttttttttaagaagttAGGTTAGTTTCTTTAATGTTAACCTAAGTGCAGCTAGGCCTAATCAGAGCCcaattactgttattattatcagTCGGACTAATctcctatttactaaaagaataggtgaaaCTTCTATTTTTTCTGCCTAaaaatatttcctaaaatgagTTATATTTTTTGACATATACTATAAATATgaatcatattttttttttggtacatatggGGGCATAGATATGAATCATATGACTAGTTGAGATCCCGTGTTAAAGCACGGTATTTGTGAaggttaaattaattaatttttacataaatgagttgtagttataatagtatgttgtaatgtactgattataatgttagt from Silene latifolia isolate original U9 population chromosome 5, ASM4854445v1, whole genome shotgun sequence encodes the following:
- the LOC141654804 gene encoding receptor-like protein EIX2, yielding MKRLDNLCSLESLNLMSTNLNYKFNDIIQSFSKCPHKALTSLQLSENHVWGSIPDNIGAFSFLRVLELYENQLNGTISQSLGKLTMLEGLDLSYNYLNGTLTTTHLSNLYKLRDLNLFPNTEIVVNISANWIPPFQLDTLILKSCKVGPYFPRWIITQKYLSEIDISNAGISDTIPISFWNSSLWPGIRYLDMSLNMIYGTIPDVSIIFDNLPQIKLGYNLLEGVIPSFLRNNVSTLYLNNNKFSKGLIPFLCPHIQTPLSDLDLSSNLISEKLPDCWSYFDQLIHLHLENNNLWGGLPNSMGALNQLGGLHFSNNNLSGSLPASMVNCTSLVILDLANNSLIGHIPPDFGHSLRNLVVVTLQSNRFVGVLPTSFCYLSFLQILDLSNNYISGTIPRCLYKLASMANTEDDSSPLLGYYLGQNPNDDARVMWKRNEQTFGRSYSSPLGILSVFVDNNPLTLLKGIDLSNNKLEGHIPDGISSLIGLKFLNLSRNNLTGGIVSRIGQLTSLEFLDLSHNRLSGEIPPSLTQISSLSILDVSYNNLTGKIPVGTQLQSFDALSYIGNPGLCGAPLSKCAGDEAPAITRIGDGKQDTKDDFMLGLYISVVLGFIVGFWGVCGTLILKRSWRHAYFRFYENTRDKIYVIWVVKIARAWRRP
- the LOC141656669 gene encoding putative F-box/LRR-repeat protein At3g49150, with product MSSRKSIKLERTTGEDRISELHPDLKHLILKDFPVEEIARTSVLSTQWRHIFRNHPDLIFDHIAYYYWLKKQPFNNGTVVEFLKTIKRILSTHTGLLDQFVLYVVHTQISRNTLSLVDLFDQVMSIVPTTITKLRVNIQVNEPYAVTITQFPELTYLEIYCCSLKYHPTMTFLKLTRLHLYALSVPHNLFQPLSRIAPNLERLSFWCCVWPDGDTVTIDAPRLKEFVMDNCRLRHCSFSETTSLSSVTLNLKHHQLNNNSDGFRHVLPNLTSLEILEMTSTIGVLAPCLKPIEFSECKPWALKKLTLHGLRLTRLSSFMPELILLLKRAKNLEELSISDYSTESDELHHDNFDKFIFKDVTLDRLGRLSFVLLGESYHGLQLLRSIRPCLPVLINLNIGYSSTKLDSTEQERVVVDCVSEFCSASPNVKVTYFRI